The following proteins are co-located in the Flectobacillus major DSM 103 genome:
- a CDS encoding phage holin family protein, which produces MVNFIIKYLLIALAVMAGARYINGIVIDSFSTSLMVAIAMGFVNTFLKPILKIISLPITFLTLGLFLLVINVVLVYLVAYFVQGFTVHGFIPPLLFSFGLSIISTILGWILD; this is translated from the coding sequence ATGGTTAATTTTATCATTAAATATTTATTGATTGCATTGGCTGTAATGGCTGGTGCCAGGTATATCAATGGTATTGTAATAGACTCTTTTAGTACATCGCTTATGGTGGCAATAGCCATGGGGTTTGTTAATACATTCCTCAAGCCTATTCTAAAAATCATTAGCCTACCAATTACCTTCCTAACCTTGGGTTTGTTTCTATTGGTAATTAATGTTGTACTGGTTTATTTAGTTGCCTACTTTGTACAAGGTTTTACCGTACATGGTTTTATACCTCCTTTGTTATTTAGCTTTGGCTTATCTATTATATCTACTATTCTTGGTTGGATTTTAGACTAA
- the hisIE gene encoding bifunctional phosphoribosyl-AMP cyclohydrolase/phosphoribosyl-ATP diphosphatase HisIE: MQLDFEKQGGLIPAIIQDVKTDKVLMLGYMNQEALEKTEKEGVVTFFSRSKQRLWTKGETSDNFLHVVEILKDCDEDTLLIKVNPAGPTCHTGADTCWNEKNEPGQAGWLNHLKAVIRERKNNPTEASYTASLFKKGTNKIAQKVGEEAVELVIEAMDNNDDLFKGEAADLLFHYLVLLEQRGIDFDEIIDVLRTRHSK; encoded by the coding sequence ATGCAATTAGATTTTGAAAAACAAGGCGGGCTTATTCCTGCAATTATCCAAGATGTCAAAACCGATAAAGTGTTGATGTTGGGTTATATGAATCAAGAAGCTCTTGAAAAAACAGAGAAAGAAGGGGTTGTTACTTTTTTTAGCCGTTCAAAACAACGCCTTTGGACAAAGGGCGAAACCTCAGACAACTTCTTGCATGTTGTCGAAATCTTGAAAGATTGTGATGAAGATACCCTTTTAATCAAAGTAAATCCTGCTGGCCCTACTTGTCATACAGGAGCCGATACCTGCTGGAATGAAAAAAATGAGCCAGGCCAAGCGGGCTGGCTAAATCACCTAAAAGCAGTAATTCGTGAACGTAAAAATAACCCCACAGAGGCATCTTACACAGCTAGTTTATTTAAAAAGGGAACTAACAAAATAGCCCAAAAAGTAGGAGAGGAGGCTGTAGAACTTGTCATAGAGGCTATGGACAATAACGATGATTTGTTTAAAGGTGAAGCCGCCGACTTATTATTTCATTATTTGGTATTGTTAGAGCAACGAGGCATTGATTTTGACGAAATCATTGACGTACTTCGTACCAGACATTCAAAGTAG
- the hisF gene encoding imidazole glycerol phosphate synthase subunit HisF, with amino-acid sequence MLTKRIIPCLDIKDGRTVKGTNFVNLRDAGDPVELGAIYAEQGADELVFLDITATVDNRKTLIDLVRNVARHVNIPFTVGGGISSIEDVSALLNAGADKVSINSSAVRRPELINELALQFGSQCIIVAIDTRFINNEHIVHTHGGRKPTELRTIQWAKEVENRGAGEILLTSMDTDGTKAGFANELTAEISTNSSIPIIASGGAGTMEHFTEVFTKGKADAGLAASIFHFKEIDIIELKQYLKGQGISVRL; translated from the coding sequence ATGTTAACAAAAAGAATAATCCCTTGTCTGGATATTAAAGACGGAAGAACCGTAAAAGGAACTAATTTTGTCAACCTTCGTGATGCTGGCGACCCCGTAGAGCTAGGAGCTATTTATGCCGAGCAAGGGGCTGATGAATTGGTTTTTTTAGATATTACCGCTACTGTCGACAACCGCAAAACCTTAATCGATTTAGTACGTAATGTGGCTAGGCATGTCAATATCCCGTTTACTGTGGGCGGAGGGATTTCGTCGATAGAAGATGTTTCGGCTTTGTTAAATGCAGGTGCTGATAAAGTTTCTATCAACTCGTCGGCTGTGCGTCGTCCTGAATTAATCAATGAACTGGCTTTACAATTTGGTTCACAGTGTATAATCGTGGCTATTGATACTCGATTTATTAATAACGAACATATTGTGCATACCCATGGAGGCCGAAAACCTACCGAATTAAGAACGATTCAATGGGCTAAAGAAGTAGAAAACCGTGGTGCAGGCGAAATTCTATTGACATCTATGGATACCGATGGTACAAAGGCAGGATTTGCCAATGAGCTTACTGCCGAGATTTCTACCAATTCATCTATTCCTATTATTGCTTCAGGAGGAGCTGGAACAATGGAGCATTTTACCGAGGTATTTACCAAAGGTAAAGCTGATGCTGGATTAGCCGCAAGTATCTTTCACTTTAAAGAAATAGATATAATAGAACTAAAACAATACTTAAAAGGGCAAGGTATTTCGGTAAGGCTATAA
- the hisA gene encoding 1-(5-phosphoribosyl)-5-[(5-phosphoribosylamino)methylideneamino]imidazole-4-carboxamide isomerase, with protein sequence MIQIIPAIDLIDGKCVRLTQGDYSQKTTYNENPLEVAKSFEDAGIQRLHLVDLDGAKQKRIINHKVLETIATKTGLHIDFGGGVQSDEMIQVAFEYGAKQVTGGSVAVKNPELFEGWLKSYGGEKIILGADARNEKIAISGWQEATEKSVYDFVGEYIQKGAKYTISTDVAKDGLLQGPSFDLYKNLQDQYADLHIIASGGVSVLDDIIKLNEMNIFGVIVGKAIYEGRITLKQLAEFHK encoded by the coding sequence ATGATACAAATTATTCCAGCCATAGATTTGATTGATGGTAAATGTGTAAGACTTACTCAGGGAGACTATTCACAAAAAACAACTTATAACGAAAACCCTTTGGAAGTGGCCAAGTCGTTTGAAGATGCGGGTATTCAAAGATTACATCTTGTAGATTTGGACGGAGCAAAACAAAAGCGAATTATTAACCATAAGGTTTTAGAAACGATTGCTACCAAAACAGGCTTACATATAGATTTTGGCGGAGGAGTGCAGTCGGACGAAATGATTCAGGTTGCTTTTGAGTATGGTGCTAAACAGGTAACAGGAGGAAGTGTAGCTGTGAAAAACCCAGAGTTGTTTGAGGGTTGGTTGAAAAGCTATGGTGGCGAAAAGATTATTTTGGGAGCTGATGCCCGAAACGAGAAAATTGCTATTTCAGGCTGGCAAGAAGCTACCGAAAAATCGGTATATGATTTTGTGGGTGAATATATCCAAAAAGGAGCAAAATACACTATTTCGACCGATGTAGCCAAAGATGGCTTACTTCAAGGCCCAAGTTTTGATTTGTACAAAAACCTTCAAGACCAATACGCCGACCTCCATATTATTGCTAGTGGAGGTGTGTCGGTACTCGATGATATTATTAAGCTGAATGAAATGAATATATTTGGCGTAATTGTTGGAAAAGCTATCTATGAAGGACGTATAACACTCAAACAATTGGCTGAATTTCATAAATAA
- the hisH gene encoding imidazole glycerol phosphate synthase subunit HisH, which translates to MKTVIIKYNAGNVQSVMYALDRIGVSYLWTDDEAEIRTADKVIFPGVGEASTAMAYLREKGLDQVIPSLKQPVLGTCVGMQLMCRYSEENDTTCMGIFDLDVKRFDSSAFKVPHVGWNNIYNLKTELTTGLKENSYVYFVHSYFAELSPYTVAQCNYVQPFSAMLHKDNFYAAQFHTEISGKEGQTILENFLKL; encoded by the coding sequence ATGAAAACTGTAATTATCAAATACAATGCAGGCAATGTACAAAGTGTAATGTATGCTTTGGATAGAATTGGAGTATCTTACCTTTGGACAGACGACGAAGCCGAAATAAGAACAGCCGACAAAGTGATTTTTCCAGGAGTGGGTGAAGCCAGCACGGCTATGGCATACCTACGTGAAAAAGGCTTAGACCAAGTAATACCTTCGTTGAAACAACCTGTGTTGGGTACTTGTGTGGGTATGCAACTGATGTGTCGTTATTCGGAAGAAAATGATACTACTTGTATGGGTATTTTCGATTTAGATGTAAAGCGTTTTGATTCTTCGGCCTTTAAGGTCCCTCATGTGGGCTGGAACAATATCTATAACCTCAAAACCGAACTAACTACTGGCTTAAAAGAGAATAGCTATGTGTATTTTGTTCACAGCTACTTTGCCGAATTAAGCCCTTATACAGTAGCCCAATGCAATTATGTACAACCGTTTTCGGCTATGTTACACAAAGATAATTTCTATGCTGCCCAGTTTCATACCGAAATTAGTGGCAAAGAAGGCCAAACTATCTTAGAGAATTTTCTTAAACTTTAG